From Clostridia bacterium:
TCATACTGATTTTAAAAACCTGCATCGTGGAGACATCATACTGGTTCATACCGATAATAAGGAGTATATCCTCCATAGGGTAGTAAGAAAAGAGAAGGATTACCTTTATATATGTGGTGATGCCCAAAAACACATGGATGGGCCAATATACCCCAGGAATATCCGGGCTCTTGTAACCGCAGTCTGGCGAGAGGGGAAGCGAATAAAACATGACAATTTCCTATGGAAGTTACTATCTTCAACTTGGCTTTATTTATTACCCTT
This genomic window contains:
- a CDS encoding S24/S26 family peptidase, which gives rise to MHKVVELSSARIFPLINELLDSGSSVRITVTGTSMYPFLRNSVDSVELSHTDFKNLHRGDIILVHTDNKEYILHRVVRKEKDYLYICGDAQKHMDGPIYPRNIRALVTAVWREGKRIKHDNFLWKLLSSTWLYLLPFRAFIINAYWKLKGFK